A stretch of Myroides oncorhynchi DNA encodes these proteins:
- the punC gene encoding purine nucleoside transporter PunC, translating to MPQNNKNSFVFLIYLVGLSIIGFLATDMYLPAFDKMRIDLNTSKSNISATLSLFLAGYAIAQLMWGPISDKLGKPKTIIIGLSIFTLSSLAIYFTESVTAFIFLRLIQAIGVCAAAVSWQALVIEKYPSDQTNKVFASIMPLVALSPALAPLLGVYLLNHFGWRSIFITLAIISVLLILYTFTIKEEKKEIKEHEAKPQSASYFSLLKSKKYLGNVLIYALCSAAFFAWLTGSPFFLKEMGYSESEIGFSFVPQTIAFLIGGFGYRTLSSKVEGNVLMPYFIALYIIAVGSLTALAIFTAPTLTTLLIPFCLMAFVNGACYPIVVSEALKLYPNNSGKAAGLQNTIQLGLCFIASSIVSLFTADALYTTVLVMTGTIPLIYIGYKLSRSTK from the coding sequence ATGCCACAAAATAACAAGAATAGTTTTGTCTTTTTAATATACCTTGTAGGATTGAGTATTATTGGTTTTCTCGCTACTGACATGTATCTTCCAGCATTTGACAAAATGCGTATTGATCTAAATACTTCCAAAAGTAACATTAGTGCAACATTAAGTTTATTCTTAGCAGGATATGCTATAGCACAATTAATGTGGGGACCAATCTCTGACAAACTAGGTAAGCCTAAAACTATCATCATAGGATTAAGTATATTTACTCTATCTTCACTTGCCATATATTTCACAGAAAGTGTTACTGCATTTATATTTTTACGCCTTATACAAGCGATAGGTGTATGTGCAGCAGCAGTTAGCTGGCAAGCCTTAGTAATAGAAAAATACCCCTCAGATCAAACCAACAAAGTGTTTGCATCTATTATGCCTTTAGTAGCGTTATCACCTGCTTTAGCTCCACTACTAGGTGTCTACTTACTTAATCACTTCGGATGGAGATCTATCTTTATTACACTAGCCATTATCTCAGTATTGCTAATCCTTTATACATTCACCATAAAAGAAGAAAAAAAAGAAATTAAAGAACATGAAGCAAAACCACAGAGTGCATCATACTTCTCCTTATTAAAGTCAAAAAAATACCTAGGAAATGTATTGATTTACGCACTTTGTTCAGCAGCATTCTTTGCTTGGTTGACAGGTTCACCTTTCTTCTTAAAAGAAATGGGGTATAGTGAAAGTGAAATAGGCTTTAGTTTTGTTCCCCAGACAATAGCCTTTTTGATAGGAGGTTTTGGATACAGAACATTATCATCTAAAGTAGAAGGAAATGTATTAATGCCTTATTTTATAGCTTTATACATTATAGCTGTAGGTTCACTTACGGCATTAGCAATATTCACAGCTCCAACTTTAACTACATTATTAATACCATTTTGTTTAATGGCTTTTGTCAATGGTGCATGTTACCCTATAGTAGTGTCAGAAGCGTTAAAATTATATCCTAATAACTCTGGTAAAGCAGCAGGATTACAAAACACAATCCAATTAGGCCTATGTTTTATTGCTAGCTCTATTGTCTCTCTATTTACAGCTGATGCATTATACACTACAGTACTCGTAATGACAGGAACAATACCGTTGATATACATTGGGTATAAATTATCAAGAAGTACTAAATAA
- a CDS encoding CatA-like O-acetyltransferase, protein MDTIATFTPVDLETWSRTPYYEYYRNILKTKYTVSIKIDITDIVAIYKNKGYKFFPTFLYVVMKALNNSEELRTSIHNGKLGTWNYLTPQFTLFHEDDKTFSDLWSDYNEDFRTFHQNIINDIEKYKDVKGIKIKAGLPANFVPISCVPWISFDSISQDTSHDSDFLKPIIRFGKYYTEHEKLFIPLSVYINHAIADGYHTSMFLQDIQNIANDAKNWIK, encoded by the coding sequence ATGGATACTATCGCAACCTTCACTCCTGTTGATTTAGAAACCTGGTCTCGTACTCCTTATTATGAGTATTACCGAAATATCCTAAAGACAAAATATACAGTTAGCATAAAGATTGATATCACAGATATCGTTGCTATATATAAGAACAAAGGATATAAGTTCTTTCCTACATTTCTGTATGTAGTAATGAAGGCACTAAACAATAGTGAAGAATTGCGTACTAGTATTCACAATGGCAAACTTGGCACTTGGAATTATTTGACTCCTCAGTTTACCTTATTCCATGAAGATGACAAAACATTTTCTGACTTGTGGAGTGATTACAACGAAGACTTTAGAACATTTCATCAAAACATTATTAATGATATAGAAAAGTACAAGGATGTAAAAGGAATAAAGATAAAAGCTGGTCTACCTGCTAATTTCGTCCCTATCTCTTGTGTTCCTTGGATTAGCTTTGATAGCATCAGCCAAGATACTTCGCATGATTCTGATTTTCTCAAACCGATTATTCGCTTTGGCAAATATTATACAGAACACGAAAAGCTATTCATTCCCCTATCTGTCTATATCAATCACGCAATAGCAGACGGATATCACACCTCAATGTTCTTACAAGACATACAAAACATAGCGAATGATGCTAAAAATTGGATAAAATAA
- a CDS encoding M42 family metallopeptidase, whose amino-acid sequence MNTKTILDDNSLAFLETYLNNASPTGFESNNQKTWMEYLKPYVDSFFTDTYGTAVGIINPDAPYKVVIEGHADEISWYVKYITDDGFIHVVRNGGSDHMIAPSKRVHIHTKKGIIEGVFGWPAIHIRNRAGKEESPKIETNFIDLGCDTKAEVIALGVQVGCVITYPDTFTILNGNRFVCRAIDNRMGGFMIAQVARLLKENNKTLPFGLYIVNAVQEEVGLRGAEMITQTIKPNVAIVTDVCHDSNTPMVDKNIEGDNKIGRGPVIGYAPAIQNNLRELIEDTADLNNIPYQRNAMSRVTGTDTDAFAYSNGGVASALISLPLRYMHTTVEMVHRDDVENTIKLIYETLLKIENNETFSYFK is encoded by the coding sequence ATGAATACAAAGACAATCTTAGATGACAATTCACTAGCGTTTTTAGAAACATATTTAAACAATGCCTCTCCTACAGGTTTTGAGTCAAATAATCAAAAGACGTGGATGGAATACCTAAAACCATATGTAGATAGCTTTTTCACTGACACTTATGGTACTGCAGTAGGAATCATTAATCCTGATGCTCCTTATAAAGTCGTTATCGAAGGACACGCTGATGAAATCTCTTGGTATGTTAAGTATATTACTGACGATGGTTTTATTCATGTCGTTAGAAATGGTGGTAGTGATCACATGATTGCCCCTTCTAAAAGAGTACATATCCATACTAAAAAAGGAATCATAGAAGGAGTATTCGGATGGCCAGCTATCCACATTAGAAATAGGGCTGGCAAAGAAGAATCACCTAAAATAGAGACTAACTTTATCGATCTAGGATGTGATACTAAAGCAGAGGTAATAGCACTAGGTGTACAAGTAGGATGTGTAATCACCTATCCTGATACCTTCACTATCTTAAATGGAAATAGATTCGTATGTCGAGCTATTGACAACAGAATGGGTGGATTTATGATCGCACAGGTAGCACGTCTATTAAAGGAAAATAACAAAACACTTCCTTTCGGTCTTTATATCGTAAACGCTGTACAAGAAGAAGTGGGACTAAGAGGGGCCGAAATGATCACACAAACAATCAAACCTAATGTCGCTATAGTTACTGATGTATGTCACGATTCTAACACTCCTATGGTAGACAAAAACATAGAAGGTGATAATAAGATCGGTAGAGGTCCTGTAATAGGATATGCTCCTGCTATTCAGAATAACTTAAGAGAATTAATTGAAGATACTGCTGATCTTAATAACATCCCATACCAACGCAATGCAATGTCACGCGTGACTGGTACAGATACTGATGCATTTGCCTATAGCAATGGAGGAGTAGCTTCTGCTCTAATCTCATTACCACTGAGGTATATGCACACTACAGTAGAGATGGTACATAGAGATGATGTAGAAAATACAATCAAGCTTATCTACGAAACACTTCTTAAAATAGAGAATAACGAAACATTTTCTTACTTTAAATAA
- a CDS encoding enhanced serine sensitivity protein SseB, with product MSNYNRNKNTSTKLNTNLTLAQIIELAGTNPEYRIVFYNRFLKDQIYVLVEKDPSGNNNFDDNNPPAIIAFENNRIPVFTHPDRIYDGGAIHEEMDYMKVPSRAFLEMTLGASIIVNPFSKVYKELVVEEIAEMLNGSIFNTLNSPILKAQMNVQIGKPETEPKALIEELKEIFSKNDLIKSAYIGWTFNEILDKEPHYIFAIESEIELANFKEVADIISELCKPHLAKEEYIDIIKLEKNGNFSDYFYNQAEPFYVK from the coding sequence ATGTCGAATTACAATCGCAATAAGAATACAAGTACCAAATTAAACACAAATCTAACTTTAGCTCAAATCATAGAGCTAGCAGGTACTAATCCTGAGTACAGAATTGTATTTTACAATCGTTTCTTAAAAGATCAAATCTATGTACTTGTAGAAAAAGACCCTTCTGGAAATAATAATTTTGACGATAATAATCCTCCTGCAATTATAGCTTTTGAGAATAATCGCATTCCTGTTTTCACTCATCCAGATCGAATTTATGACGGTGGAGCTATACATGAAGAAATGGATTATATGAAAGTCCCTAGTAGAGCATTCTTAGAAATGACTTTAGGCGCTAGTATTATCGTAAACCCTTTCTCTAAAGTGTACAAAGAACTTGTTGTAGAAGAGATAGCCGAAATGTTAAATGGCAGTATATTTAATACCCTAAACAGCCCTATCTTAAAAGCACAAATGAATGTACAAATAGGTAAACCAGAAACAGAACCTAAAGCATTAATCGAAGAATTAAAAGAAATATTCTCTAAAAACGATTTGATAAAATCAGCTTACATTGGATGGACTTTTAATGAAATACTAGATAAAGAACCTCATTATATTTTTGCTATCGAGAGTGAGATAGAATTAGCTAACTTTAAAGAAGTGGCAGATATTATATCAGAACTATGTAAACCACACTTAGCTAAAGAGGAATATATAGATATTATAAAGTTAGAAAAGAATGGAAACTTCAGTGATTATTTCTACAATCAAGCAGAACCATTCTATGTAAAATAG